In Daucus carota subsp. sativus chromosome 4, DH1 v3.0, whole genome shotgun sequence, one DNA window encodes the following:
- the LOC135152187 gene encoding uncharacterized protein LOC135152187 has product MTAMPYPMNQATPMPAPSFPMPFNQPQMASSSSHPALTYPAQARTFNMNVKDAIQSSDVVSGTLSVNAASAKVLIDSGATRSFISKSFVDKWNCETQLMHEPLSVVLANQDRISVEHVCPHCTIVIAGHVFPASLIPFQLGEFDVILGMDWLTSFNAQIDCKNKTVVLSSPQGKKVTFKG; this is encoded by the coding sequence ATGACTGCTATGCCATATCCGATGAATCAAGCAACTCCTATGCCAGCACCATCATTTCCAATGCCTTTCAATCAACCTCAAATGGCATCATCCTCATCTCATCCAGCTTTGACCTATCCGGCACAAGCAAGGACTTTCAACATGAATGTAAAGGATGCAATTCAAAGTTCTGATGTAGtttcaggtacgctttctgtgaaCGCTGCTAGTGCTAAAGTATTGATTGACTCGGGAGCTACAAGGTCATTTATTTCGAagtcttttgttgataagtggAATTGTGAAACCCAATTGATGCATGAACCCCTATCTGTTGTCTTAGCTAATCAAGATAGAATATCTGTAGAACATGTGTGCCCCCATTGTACAATAGTGATAGCCGGACACGTTTTTCCTGCGAGTCTTATTCCTTTCCAGTTAGGCGAATTCGACGTGAttttagggatggattggttgacaAGCTTTaatgctcaaatagattgcAAGAACAAAACGGTAGTATTGAGTTCACCACAAGGCAAGAAGGTAACATTTAAGGGTTAA